The following proteins come from a genomic window of Populus alba chromosome 12, ASM523922v2, whole genome shotgun sequence:
- the LOC118060676 gene encoding receptor-like serine/threonine-protein kinase At4g25390 isoform X1 has translation MPSRPAPPFLPPQPSPLPYHQRSSSRIPPLAAASTSAFSFLLLFVICFRKLTRKRTVPTDFSKPPHRFSYTTLRRATNKFSPSLRLGQGGFGSVYHGTLPNELNVAVKVMDSGSLQGEREFQNELLFASKLDSCYIVTARGFSYDRKHRSLLIVYELMQNGNLQDALLHRKCVELVDWKKRFSIAVDIAKGIEYLHSLDPPVIHGDIKPSNILLDQCFNAKVADFGLAWLKIDNSNQNNQNQCNQGQCEVKVEESDKIIGLKKVELESNNGGEDYGSVVEETDSVTTGFDEFNLVVDQLPVCMTSPETLEAVSASPETGAVGVSLEGNLDVGSIEGVKELVNGEKNNGGGIQSESRKDWLKQEKGGTTSENGGVKDYVMEWLGTEINKGRPKSDWIGASSSSNSQSVRKIVKKKNRKRLDWWVSLDDDKDEKVLKKEKRRPAREWWKEEYCEELEKKNKKKKKKREMGMTSDDNNGGEDWWPRDEELYVERKKKRSKSRGSRGSIGSIEWFSGELFRGNRNSHDSLSGEIPESGGISSTPSMRGNVCYAAPEYGGGGNLSEKSDVYSFGVLLLVLIAGRRPLQVTNLPMSEFQRANLMHWARNLARSGKLLDLVDKSVQSLDREQATLCITIALLCLQKSPAHRPSMKEVVGMLTGESQVPQLPSEFSPSPPTRFPFKSKSHQKEWQVRQMLLVSVSDPCMKHELDPLQSFCKICGHKIVHWKCNQCISSGMEN, from the exons ATGCCATCACGCCCAGCCCCTCCTTTCCTTCCACCCCAACCTTCTCCTCTCCCCTACCACCAACGCTCTTCCAGCCGCATCCCTCCCCTAGCCGCCGCCTCCACTTCTGCCTTCtctttcctcctcctcttcgTCATCTGCTTCCGCAAACTCACTCGTAAGCGCACTGTCCCCACTGACTTCTCCAAACCCCCTCACCGTTTCTCCTACACCACTCTCCGCCGCGCCACCAACAAGTTCTCCCCTTCTCTTCGCTTAGGCCAAGGTGGGTTTGGCTCAGTTTATCATGGTACTCTTCCCAATGAGCTCAACGTTGCTGTTAAAGTTATGGACTCTGGCTCTCTCCAAGGGGAAAGAGAGTTCCAAAATGAGTTGCTTTTTGCTTCAAAGCTTGATTCTTGTTATATTGTTACAGCCCGTGGTTTTTCCTATGATAGGAAGCATCGTAGTTTGTTGATAGTGTATGAGCTTATGCAAAATGGGAACTTGCAGGATGCATTGCTTCATAGAAAATGTGTGGAGTTGGTTGATTGGAAGAAAAGATTTAGCATTGCCGTTGATATTGCTAAAGGGATCGAGTATCTTCATAGTTTGGATCCTCCTGTTATTCATGGAGATATTAAGCCTAGTAATATTTTGCTTGATCAGTGTTTTAATGCGAAAGTTGCTGATTTTGGATTAGCTTGGTTAAAAATTGATAATAGCAATCAGAATAACCAGAATCAGTGCAATCAGGGTCAGTGTGAGGTTAAGGTGGAAGAGAGTGATAAAATAATTGGTTTGAAAAAGGTTGAATTGGAGAGTAATAACGGGGGTGAGGATTATGGATCTGTGGTGGAGGAGACTGACAGCGTGACTACTGGGTTTGATGAGTTTAATTTGGTGGTGGATCAGTTGCCGGTTTGTATGACATCGCCTGAAACTTTGGAGGCTGTAAGCGCTTCTCCAGAGACTGGTGCTGTGGGGGTTTCGCTCGAGGGGAATTTGGATGTGGGTAGTATAGAGGGTGTGAAAGAATTGGTTAATGGGGAGAAAAATAACGGGGGAGGGATACAGAGCGAGTCTCGAAAGGATTGGTTGAAGCAAGAAAAAGGTGGCACTACGTCGGAGAATGGGGGAGTGAAGGATTATGTGATGGAATGGCTTGGAACTGAGATAAATAAGGGGAGACCGAAAAGTGATTGGATTGGAGCTTCATCGTCATCGAATAGTCAATCTGTTAGGAAGATAGTTAAGAAGAAGAATCGGAAGAGATTGGATTGGTGGGTTTCGTTAGATGATGATAAGGATGAGAAGGTtttgaagaaggagaagagaaggccGGCAAGGGAATGGTGGAAGGAGGAGTATTGCGAAgagttggagaaaaaaaataagaagaagaagaagaagagagaaatgggGATGACTAGTGATGATAATAATGGTGGAGAAGATTGGTGGCCAAGAGATGAGGAATTGTATgttgagagaaagaagaagagaagtaaGAGCAGAGGCAGCAGAGGCAGCATAGGCAGTATTGAATGGTTTAGTGGTGAGCTATTTAGAGGTAACCGGAATAGCCATGATTCTTTGAGTGGAGAGATACCGGAGAGTGGTGGAATCAGTAGTACACCAAGTATGAGAGGAAACGTTTGTTATGCCGCCCCTGAGTATGGTGGTGGGGGGAATTTATCAGAGAAATCTGATGTGTATAGCTTTGGGGTGTTATTGTTAGTTCTTATTGCTGGGAGGCGTCCTCTTCAGGTTACTAACCTACCAATGTCTGAGTTTCAGCGTGCTAACCTAATGCATTGGGCTCGTAATCTTGCCCGTTCTGGCAAACTTCTTGATTTGGTTGATAAGTCTGTACAGTCTTTGGATCGGGAACAAGCTACATTATGCATCACTATTGCTCTTCTTTGTTTACAAAAGTCACCTGCTCATCGTCCTTCAATGAAGGAGGTTGTGGGGATGCTCACCGGAGAGTCACAGGTGCCTCAATTACCATCTGAATTTTCTCCCTCGCCTCCCACACGGTTCCCCTTCAAGTCCAAGTCACATCAGAAG gAGTGGCAGGTAAGGCAGATGCTGCTTGTTTCCGTATCTGACCCCTGTATGAAACATGAACTCGATCCTCTGCAAAGCTTCTGCAAGATTTGTGGTCATAAAATAGTCCATTGGAAATGCAATCAATGCATCTCTTCTGGAATGGAGAATTGA
- the LOC118060676 gene encoding receptor-like serine/threonine-protein kinase At4g25390 isoform X3, with protein sequence MPSRPAPPFLPPQPSPLPYHQRSSSRIPPLAAASTSAFSFLLLFVICFRKLTRKRTVPTDFSKPPHRFSYTTLRRATNKFSPSLRLGQGGFGSVYHGTLPNELNVAVKVMDSGSLQGEREFQNELLFASKLDSCYIVTARGFSYDRKHRSLLIVYELMQNGNLQDALLHRKCVELVDWKKRFSIAVDIAKGIEYLHSLDPPVIHGDIKPSNILLDQCFNAKVADFGLAWLKIDNSNQNNQNQCNQGQCEVKVEESDKIIGLKKVELESNNGGEDYGSVVEETDSVTTGFDEFNLVVDQLPVCMTSPETLEAVSASPETGAVGVSLEGNLDVGSIEGVKELVNGEKNNGGGIQSESRKDWLKQEKGGTTSENGGVKDYVMEWLGTEINKGRPKSDWIGASSSSNSQSVRKIVKKKNRKRLDWWVSLDDDKDEKVLKKEKRRPAREWWKEEYCEELEKKNKKKKKKREMGMTSDDNNGGEDWWPRDEELYVERKKKRSKSRGSRGSIGSIEWFSGELFRGNRNSHDSLSGEIPESGGISSTPSMRGNVCYAAPEYGGGGNLSEKSDVYSFGVLLLVLIAGRRPLQVTNLPMSEFQRANLMHWARNLARSGKLLDLVDKSVQSLDREQATLCITIALLCLQKSPAHRPSMKEVVGMLTGESQVPQLPSEFSPSPPTRFPFKSKSHQKVRFATTRWRPHFMFASTMSIGNAIST encoded by the exons ATGCCATCACGCCCAGCCCCTCCTTTCCTTCCACCCCAACCTTCTCCTCTCCCCTACCACCAACGCTCTTCCAGCCGCATCCCTCCCCTAGCCGCCGCCTCCACTTCTGCCTTCtctttcctcctcctcttcgTCATCTGCTTCCGCAAACTCACTCGTAAGCGCACTGTCCCCACTGACTTCTCCAAACCCCCTCACCGTTTCTCCTACACCACTCTCCGCCGCGCCACCAACAAGTTCTCCCCTTCTCTTCGCTTAGGCCAAGGTGGGTTTGGCTCAGTTTATCATGGTACTCTTCCCAATGAGCTCAACGTTGCTGTTAAAGTTATGGACTCTGGCTCTCTCCAAGGGGAAAGAGAGTTCCAAAATGAGTTGCTTTTTGCTTCAAAGCTTGATTCTTGTTATATTGTTACAGCCCGTGGTTTTTCCTATGATAGGAAGCATCGTAGTTTGTTGATAGTGTATGAGCTTATGCAAAATGGGAACTTGCAGGATGCATTGCTTCATAGAAAATGTGTGGAGTTGGTTGATTGGAAGAAAAGATTTAGCATTGCCGTTGATATTGCTAAAGGGATCGAGTATCTTCATAGTTTGGATCCTCCTGTTATTCATGGAGATATTAAGCCTAGTAATATTTTGCTTGATCAGTGTTTTAATGCGAAAGTTGCTGATTTTGGATTAGCTTGGTTAAAAATTGATAATAGCAATCAGAATAACCAGAATCAGTGCAATCAGGGTCAGTGTGAGGTTAAGGTGGAAGAGAGTGATAAAATAATTGGTTTGAAAAAGGTTGAATTGGAGAGTAATAACGGGGGTGAGGATTATGGATCTGTGGTGGAGGAGACTGACAGCGTGACTACTGGGTTTGATGAGTTTAATTTGGTGGTGGATCAGTTGCCGGTTTGTATGACATCGCCTGAAACTTTGGAGGCTGTAAGCGCTTCTCCAGAGACTGGTGCTGTGGGGGTTTCGCTCGAGGGGAATTTGGATGTGGGTAGTATAGAGGGTGTGAAAGAATTGGTTAATGGGGAGAAAAATAACGGGGGAGGGATACAGAGCGAGTCTCGAAAGGATTGGTTGAAGCAAGAAAAAGGTGGCACTACGTCGGAGAATGGGGGAGTGAAGGATTATGTGATGGAATGGCTTGGAACTGAGATAAATAAGGGGAGACCGAAAAGTGATTGGATTGGAGCTTCATCGTCATCGAATAGTCAATCTGTTAGGAAGATAGTTAAGAAGAAGAATCGGAAGAGATTGGATTGGTGGGTTTCGTTAGATGATGATAAGGATGAGAAGGTtttgaagaaggagaagagaaggccGGCAAGGGAATGGTGGAAGGAGGAGTATTGCGAAgagttggagaaaaaaaataagaagaagaagaagaagagagaaatgggGATGACTAGTGATGATAATAATGGTGGAGAAGATTGGTGGCCAAGAGATGAGGAATTGTATgttgagagaaagaagaagagaagtaaGAGCAGAGGCAGCAGAGGCAGCATAGGCAGTATTGAATGGTTTAGTGGTGAGCTATTTAGAGGTAACCGGAATAGCCATGATTCTTTGAGTGGAGAGATACCGGAGAGTGGTGGAATCAGTAGTACACCAAGTATGAGAGGAAACGTTTGTTATGCCGCCCCTGAGTATGGTGGTGGGGGGAATTTATCAGAGAAATCTGATGTGTATAGCTTTGGGGTGTTATTGTTAGTTCTTATTGCTGGGAGGCGTCCTCTTCAGGTTACTAACCTACCAATGTCTGAGTTTCAGCGTGCTAACCTAATGCATTGGGCTCGTAATCTTGCCCGTTCTGGCAAACTTCTTGATTTGGTTGATAAGTCTGTACAGTCTTTGGATCGGGAACAAGCTACATTATGCATCACTATTGCTCTTCTTTGTTTACAAAAGTCACCTGCTCATCGTCCTTCAATGAAGGAGGTTGTGGGGATGCTCACCGGAGAGTCACAGGTGCCTCAATTACCATCTGAATTTTCTCCCTCGCCTCCCACACGGTTCCCCTTCAAGTCCAAGTCACATCAGAAGGTTCG ATTTGCAACAACAAGATGGCGACCCCACTTCATGTTTGCTTCAACAATGAGTATTGGAAATGCCATAAGCACTTGA
- the LOC118060676 gene encoding receptor-like serine/threonine-protein kinase At4g25390 isoform X2 — protein MPSRPAPPFLPPQPSPLPYHQRSSSRIPPLAAASTSAFSFLLLFVICFRKLTRKRTVPTDFSKPPHRFSYTTLRRATNKFSPSLRLGQGGFGSVYHGTLPNELNVAVKVMDSGSLQGEREFQNELLFASKLDSCYIVTARGFSYDRKHRSLLIVYELMQNGNLQDALLHRKCVELVDWKKRFSIAVDIAKGIEYLHSLDPPVIHGDIKPSNILLDQCFNAKVADFGLAWLKIDNSNQNNQNQCNQGQCEVKVEESDKIIGLKKVELESNNGGEDYGSVVEETDSVTTGFDEFNLVVDQLPVCMTSPETLEAVSASPETGAVGVSLEGNLDVGSIEGVKELVNGEKNNGGGIQSESRKDWLKQEKGGTTSENGGVKDYVMEWLGTEINKGRPKSDWIGASSSSNSQSVRKIVKKKNRKRLDWWVSLDDDKDEKVLKKEKRRPAREWWKEEYCEELEKKNKKKKKKREMGMTSDDNNGGEDWWPRDEELYVERKKKRSKSRGSRGSIGSIEWFSGELFRGNRNSHDSLSGEIPESGGISSTPSMRGNVCYAAPEYGGGGNLSEKSDVYSFGVLLLVLIAGRRPLQVTNLPMSEFQRANLMHWARNLARSGKLLDLVDKSVQSLDREQATLCITIALLCLQKSPAHRPSMKEVVGMLTGESQVPQLPSEFSPSPPTRFPFKSKSHQKICNNKMATPLHVCFNNEYWKCHKHLIRLFEHGPCFQQ, from the exons ATGCCATCACGCCCAGCCCCTCCTTTCCTTCCACCCCAACCTTCTCCTCTCCCCTACCACCAACGCTCTTCCAGCCGCATCCCTCCCCTAGCCGCCGCCTCCACTTCTGCCTTCtctttcctcctcctcttcgTCATCTGCTTCCGCAAACTCACTCGTAAGCGCACTGTCCCCACTGACTTCTCCAAACCCCCTCACCGTTTCTCCTACACCACTCTCCGCCGCGCCACCAACAAGTTCTCCCCTTCTCTTCGCTTAGGCCAAGGTGGGTTTGGCTCAGTTTATCATGGTACTCTTCCCAATGAGCTCAACGTTGCTGTTAAAGTTATGGACTCTGGCTCTCTCCAAGGGGAAAGAGAGTTCCAAAATGAGTTGCTTTTTGCTTCAAAGCTTGATTCTTGTTATATTGTTACAGCCCGTGGTTTTTCCTATGATAGGAAGCATCGTAGTTTGTTGATAGTGTATGAGCTTATGCAAAATGGGAACTTGCAGGATGCATTGCTTCATAGAAAATGTGTGGAGTTGGTTGATTGGAAGAAAAGATTTAGCATTGCCGTTGATATTGCTAAAGGGATCGAGTATCTTCATAGTTTGGATCCTCCTGTTATTCATGGAGATATTAAGCCTAGTAATATTTTGCTTGATCAGTGTTTTAATGCGAAAGTTGCTGATTTTGGATTAGCTTGGTTAAAAATTGATAATAGCAATCAGAATAACCAGAATCAGTGCAATCAGGGTCAGTGTGAGGTTAAGGTGGAAGAGAGTGATAAAATAATTGGTTTGAAAAAGGTTGAATTGGAGAGTAATAACGGGGGTGAGGATTATGGATCTGTGGTGGAGGAGACTGACAGCGTGACTACTGGGTTTGATGAGTTTAATTTGGTGGTGGATCAGTTGCCGGTTTGTATGACATCGCCTGAAACTTTGGAGGCTGTAAGCGCTTCTCCAGAGACTGGTGCTGTGGGGGTTTCGCTCGAGGGGAATTTGGATGTGGGTAGTATAGAGGGTGTGAAAGAATTGGTTAATGGGGAGAAAAATAACGGGGGAGGGATACAGAGCGAGTCTCGAAAGGATTGGTTGAAGCAAGAAAAAGGTGGCACTACGTCGGAGAATGGGGGAGTGAAGGATTATGTGATGGAATGGCTTGGAACTGAGATAAATAAGGGGAGACCGAAAAGTGATTGGATTGGAGCTTCATCGTCATCGAATAGTCAATCTGTTAGGAAGATAGTTAAGAAGAAGAATCGGAAGAGATTGGATTGGTGGGTTTCGTTAGATGATGATAAGGATGAGAAGGTtttgaagaaggagaagagaaggccGGCAAGGGAATGGTGGAAGGAGGAGTATTGCGAAgagttggagaaaaaaaataagaagaagaagaagaagagagaaatgggGATGACTAGTGATGATAATAATGGTGGAGAAGATTGGTGGCCAAGAGATGAGGAATTGTATgttgagagaaagaagaagagaagtaaGAGCAGAGGCAGCAGAGGCAGCATAGGCAGTATTGAATGGTTTAGTGGTGAGCTATTTAGAGGTAACCGGAATAGCCATGATTCTTTGAGTGGAGAGATACCGGAGAGTGGTGGAATCAGTAGTACACCAAGTATGAGAGGAAACGTTTGTTATGCCGCCCCTGAGTATGGTGGTGGGGGGAATTTATCAGAGAAATCTGATGTGTATAGCTTTGGGGTGTTATTGTTAGTTCTTATTGCTGGGAGGCGTCCTCTTCAGGTTACTAACCTACCAATGTCTGAGTTTCAGCGTGCTAACCTAATGCATTGGGCTCGTAATCTTGCCCGTTCTGGCAAACTTCTTGATTTGGTTGATAAGTCTGTACAGTCTTTGGATCGGGAACAAGCTACATTATGCATCACTATTGCTCTTCTTTGTTTACAAAAGTCACCTGCTCATCGTCCTTCAATGAAGGAGGTTGTGGGGATGCTCACCGGAGAGTCACAGGTGCCTCAATTACCATCTGAATTTTCTCCCTCGCCTCCCACACGGTTCCCCTTCAAGTCCAAGTCACATCAGAAG ATTTGCAACAACAAGATGGCGACCCCACTTCATGTTTGCTTCAACAATGAGTATTGGAAATGCCATAAGCACTTGATTAGGCTTTTTGAACATGGCCCATGTTTTCAGCAATAA
- the LOC118060676 gene encoding receptor-like serine/threonine-protein kinase At4g25390 isoform X4, with the protein MPSRPAPPFLPPQPSPLPYHQRSSSRIPPLAAASTSAFSFLLLFVICFRKLTRKRTVPTDFSKPPHRFSYTTLRRATNKFSPSLRLGQGGFGSVYHGTLPNELNVAVKVMDSGSLQGEREFQNELLFASKLDSCYIVTARGFSYDRKHRSLLIVYELMQNGNLQDALLHRKCVELVDWKKRFSIAVDIAKGIEYLHSLDPPVIHGDIKPSNILLDQCFNAKVADFGLAWLKIDNSNQNNQNQCNQGQCEVKVEESDKIIGLKKVELESNNGGEDYGSVVEETDSVTTGFDEFNLVVDQLPVCMTSPETLEAVSASPETGAVGVSLEGNLDVGSIEGVKELVNGEKNNGGGIQSESRKDWLKQEKGGTTSENGGVKDYVMEWLGTEINKGRPKSDWIGASSSSNSQSVRKIVKKKNRKRLDWWVSLDDDKDEKVLKKEKRRPAREWWKEEYCEELEKKNKKKKKKREMGMTSDDNNGGEDWWPRDEELYVERKKKRSKSRGSRGSIGSIEWFSGELFRGNRNSHDSLSGEIPESGGISSTPSMRGNVCYAAPEYGGGGNLSEKSDVYSFGVLLLVLIAGRRPLQVTNLPMSEFQRANLMHWARNLARSGKLLDLVDKSVQSLDREQATLCITIALLCLQKSPAHRPSMKEVVGMLTGESQVPQLPSEFSPSPPTRFPFKSKSHQKVRSGR; encoded by the exons ATGCCATCACGCCCAGCCCCTCCTTTCCTTCCACCCCAACCTTCTCCTCTCCCCTACCACCAACGCTCTTCCAGCCGCATCCCTCCCCTAGCCGCCGCCTCCACTTCTGCCTTCtctttcctcctcctcttcgTCATCTGCTTCCGCAAACTCACTCGTAAGCGCACTGTCCCCACTGACTTCTCCAAACCCCCTCACCGTTTCTCCTACACCACTCTCCGCCGCGCCACCAACAAGTTCTCCCCTTCTCTTCGCTTAGGCCAAGGTGGGTTTGGCTCAGTTTATCATGGTACTCTTCCCAATGAGCTCAACGTTGCTGTTAAAGTTATGGACTCTGGCTCTCTCCAAGGGGAAAGAGAGTTCCAAAATGAGTTGCTTTTTGCTTCAAAGCTTGATTCTTGTTATATTGTTACAGCCCGTGGTTTTTCCTATGATAGGAAGCATCGTAGTTTGTTGATAGTGTATGAGCTTATGCAAAATGGGAACTTGCAGGATGCATTGCTTCATAGAAAATGTGTGGAGTTGGTTGATTGGAAGAAAAGATTTAGCATTGCCGTTGATATTGCTAAAGGGATCGAGTATCTTCATAGTTTGGATCCTCCTGTTATTCATGGAGATATTAAGCCTAGTAATATTTTGCTTGATCAGTGTTTTAATGCGAAAGTTGCTGATTTTGGATTAGCTTGGTTAAAAATTGATAATAGCAATCAGAATAACCAGAATCAGTGCAATCAGGGTCAGTGTGAGGTTAAGGTGGAAGAGAGTGATAAAATAATTGGTTTGAAAAAGGTTGAATTGGAGAGTAATAACGGGGGTGAGGATTATGGATCTGTGGTGGAGGAGACTGACAGCGTGACTACTGGGTTTGATGAGTTTAATTTGGTGGTGGATCAGTTGCCGGTTTGTATGACATCGCCTGAAACTTTGGAGGCTGTAAGCGCTTCTCCAGAGACTGGTGCTGTGGGGGTTTCGCTCGAGGGGAATTTGGATGTGGGTAGTATAGAGGGTGTGAAAGAATTGGTTAATGGGGAGAAAAATAACGGGGGAGGGATACAGAGCGAGTCTCGAAAGGATTGGTTGAAGCAAGAAAAAGGTGGCACTACGTCGGAGAATGGGGGAGTGAAGGATTATGTGATGGAATGGCTTGGAACTGAGATAAATAAGGGGAGACCGAAAAGTGATTGGATTGGAGCTTCATCGTCATCGAATAGTCAATCTGTTAGGAAGATAGTTAAGAAGAAGAATCGGAAGAGATTGGATTGGTGGGTTTCGTTAGATGATGATAAGGATGAGAAGGTtttgaagaaggagaagagaaggccGGCAAGGGAATGGTGGAAGGAGGAGTATTGCGAAgagttggagaaaaaaaataagaagaagaagaagaagagagaaatgggGATGACTAGTGATGATAATAATGGTGGAGAAGATTGGTGGCCAAGAGATGAGGAATTGTATgttgagagaaagaagaagagaagtaaGAGCAGAGGCAGCAGAGGCAGCATAGGCAGTATTGAATGGTTTAGTGGTGAGCTATTTAGAGGTAACCGGAATAGCCATGATTCTTTGAGTGGAGAGATACCGGAGAGTGGTGGAATCAGTAGTACACCAAGTATGAGAGGAAACGTTTGTTATGCCGCCCCTGAGTATGGTGGTGGGGGGAATTTATCAGAGAAATCTGATGTGTATAGCTTTGGGGTGTTATTGTTAGTTCTTATTGCTGGGAGGCGTCCTCTTCAGGTTACTAACCTACCAATGTCTGAGTTTCAGCGTGCTAACCTAATGCATTGGGCTCGTAATCTTGCCCGTTCTGGCAAACTTCTTGATTTGGTTGATAAGTCTGTACAGTCTTTGGATCGGGAACAAGCTACATTATGCATCACTATTGCTCTTCTTTGTTTACAAAAGTCACCTGCTCATCGTCCTTCAATGAAGGAGGTTGTGGGGATGCTCACCGGAGAGTCACAGGTGCCTCAATTACCATCTGAATTTTCTCCCTCGCCTCCCACACGGTTCCCCTTCAAGTCCAAGTCACATCAGAAGGTTCG gAGTGGCAGGTAA